Proteins encoded by one window of Candidatus Methylomirabilota bacterium:
- a CDS encoding CDP-alcohol phosphatidyltransferase family protein, with protein sequence MLGHYKAPLHRFFDPVARLLFRARVRPNHLTVLGLGVSIAAAYVFSVGRLRWGAALLAVAGLFDFFDGAVARLAGSDSDYGAFLDSVVDRYSDLAVLLGILVYYEHTTDTPGAILTMATLAGTVMVSYTKARAQSIGVSCEIGVMERPERLIALIVGATFHLLTPVMALLALLTNLTAIQRIVYTRKIARDTSLR encoded by the coding sequence ATGCTCGGTCACTACAAGGCCCCGCTGCACCGTTTCTTCGACCCTGTCGCGCGGCTCCTCTTTCGCGCGCGGGTCCGCCCGAACCATCTCACCGTGCTGGGGCTCGGCGTGAGCATCGCCGCGGCCTACGTCTTCTCCGTGGGGCGCCTGCGCTGGGGGGCGGCGCTGCTCGCGGTGGCGGGGCTCTTCGACTTCTTCGACGGTGCGGTCGCGCGCCTCGCCGGCTCGGACAGCGACTACGGCGCGTTCCTCGATTCCGTGGTGGATCGCTACTCGGACCTGGCCGTCCTGCTCGGCATCCTGGTCTACTACGAGCACACGACCGACACGCCGGGCGCGATCCTGACCATGGCCACGCTCGCCGGCACGGTCATGGTCAGCTACACGAAGGCGCGCGCCCAGTCCATCGGCGTGAGTTGCGAGATCGGCGTGATGGAGCGTCCGGAGCGGCTCATCGCTCTCATCGTGGGGGCGACGTTCCATCTGCTCACGCCCGTCATGGCGCTGCTCGCCCTGCTGACCAACCTGACGGCGATCCAGCGGATCGTCTACACCCGGAAAATCGCCCGCGACACGTCCCTGCGGTAG